The following proteins come from a genomic window of Sardina pilchardus chromosome 1, fSarPil1.1, whole genome shotgun sequence:
- the LOC134077409 gene encoding caspase recruitment domain-containing protein 8-like, which produces MVLQVKVEMFLILKVENAKEMFSCSTEGVYQCRYTGLIFKTATAAEVQYHTVPWDYKKLEQEGLVAAGPLFKMKGLQGTVRQLGFPHCQIISSEETPSLIVIHIKDKTFEKLQAVRTSDTHVFLNINGFCKFGLAKEQHSEGNGHSRIRALVLLFLDHLTLNVLLLPKNVVLREVFENRRKMTEPRNEIYIDTPSKCKLVPDETYSLTCSSEKHTVTPKIAEFDVESYEDYYPTFQVALSNIEPINLYLHEKKQNEKENGTECVWQTYVNLQRSHKGGTIAESSPLSPYTPPGQDFFHRHKAELETRLGLLRPILSGLQKCRVLNPQEREEVENKDGSVRNRTLLLMLEKKGGPAQEDFYRVLQQCDPYLVKDLERPHVYGTSEHPNLLRRDLNSHSRKRQWHINDAIDVT; this is translated from the exons ATGGTTTTACAGGTAAAGGTGgagatgtttttaattctgaaGGTGGAGAATGCAAAGGAAAT GTTCAGCTGTAGCACCGAAGGTGTGTACCAGTGTCGTTACACAGGACTGATATTCAAAACAGCCACAGCAGCTGAGGTGCAGTACCACACAGTTCCCTGGGACTACAAGAAGCTGGAACAAGAAGGTTTAGTGGCAGCAGGACCTCTGTTCAAGATGAAAGGTCTTCAGGGGACAGTCAGACAGCTGGGGTTTCCACACTGCCAGATCATTTCCA GTGAAGAGACTCCATCACTAATTGTAATCCATATAAAAGACAAAACGTTTGAGAAGCTCCAGGCTGTGAGAACGTCAGACACCCATGTGTTTTTGAATATCAATGGATTCTGCAAGTTTGGACTCGCCAAGGAACAACACAGTGAGGGAAACGGCCATAGTAGAATCCGAGCTCTTGTGCTACTGTTTCTCGACCACCTCACGCTGAACGTTCTATTGCTACCAAAAAATGTTGTTCTCAGGGAG GTATTTGAAAATAGGCGGAAGATGACAGAGCCAAGAAATGAGATCTATATTGATACTCCATCAAAATGTAAACTCGTCCCAGATGAGACCTACAGTCTCACCTGTAGTTCCGAAAAGCACACAGTAACTCCAAAg ATTGCAGAATTTGATGTTGAAAGCTATGAAGACTACTATCCAACCTTTCAAGTGGCTTTATCCAACATAGAGCCCATTAACCTATATCTACATGAAAAAAagcaaaatgaaaaagaaaatggcaCGGAATGTGTATGGCAAACTTATGTGAACCTTCAAC GTTCCCATAAAGGAGGAACCATAGCAG AGTCCAGTCCTTTAAGTCCGTACACCCCACCAGGTCAGGACTTCTTCCACAGACACAAGGCAGAGCTGGAGACTCGTCTAGGACTCCTGAGGCCCATCCTCTCTGGGCTGCAGAAATGTAGAGTTCTTAACCcccaggagagagaagaggtggagaaCAAGGACGGATCCGTGCGGAACCGCACTCTGTTGCTCATgctggagaagaaaggaggtCCAGCTCAGGAGGACTTCTACAGGGTTCTACAGCAATGTGATCCATACCTGGTGAAAGACCTTGAAAGACCTCATGTTTATGGGACATCTGAACATCCCAATTTGTTGAGGAGAGATTTAAACAGTCATTCACGCAAGAGGCAGTGGCATATTAATGATGCTATTGACGTAACATGA